The nucleotide window CAGTCGCCTTCTCGCGCAGGCGGATGTAGGCGATGTTGTAGCGGGGGTCGTAGGTCAGTTGCATCGTACAGGTTCCCTGCTCCTGCACGCACAGTATAGCGCGCGGCGGGGGGAAAGCAAGGATGCCAACCCCCAGAGGAGGAGGCTGGCATCCTTGGTGGCGTTCTTGGCTCAGCGGCGGCTTCAGCTCGCCTGGGCGGCAGCCGCCGCCTTGGCCTGACTGGCGGCCTCGCGGTCGAGGAGTTCCTGCCACTTGCGGTCCACCTCGGCCTGGAGTTCGGCGATGACCCTCTCGCCGCCGGGCTTGAAGAGGTGGGCGAAGCGGCCCTGGGGCTTGAGCCACTCGACGAGCGGCTTCTTCTCTTTGGGCTTGTAGTTGATCTTCCACACGCCGTGGTCCACCTCGAAGAGCGAGAAGAAGCAGGTCTCGACGGCCAGGCGGGCCATGGCCATGGACTCCTCGACCTTGCAGCGCCAGCCGCGATGGCAGGGGGCGAGGACGTTGAGGAACGTCGGCCCGTCAATCTCCAGTGCCCGCTGGACTTTGGCCATGAGGTCGCGGGGGTTGTAGGGGCTGGCCTGGGCGAGGTAGGGCAGGTTGTGGCCGAGCATGATGGCCGTGAGGTCCTTGCGGTTCTGCTCCTTGCCGCCGTGGACCTTGCCTGCGGGCGCGGTGGAGGTGGCGGCGCCCTTGGGCGTGGCGCCCGAGCGCTGGATGCCGGTGTTCATGTAGGCGTGGTTGTCGTAGCAGATGTAGAGCATGCGGTGGCCGCGTTCCATGGCGCCGGAGAGCGACTGGAGGCCGATGTCGTAGGTGCCGCCATCGCCGCCCATGGCGATGAAGTTGATCTTCTTGTCGGCGGGGATGCGGCCGCGGCGCTTCAGGGCGTTGTAGGCGGCCTCGGCGCCGCTGATCGTCGCGGCGGAGTTCTCGAAGGCGTTGTGGATGAAGGGCACGCGCCAGGCGGTGTAGGGGTAGATGGTGGTGACGACCTCCATGCAGCCGGTGGCGGAGCCGACCACGGTGTCCTTGCCGGCGGCGAGGAGGAACTGGCGGATCATCGAGGGGGCGGTGCAGCCGGCGCACGCGCGGTGGCCGCCCGAGAGCAGCTCGGGGCAGTCGGTGAGGTCTTTGAGGCGGATGGCCATTCTGAAGCCCTTTCGGTGTTAGGTTATCGGTGTTCGGGGTTCGGGGTAAGAGCCGAAGACCGTTTCATTCCCTCACTCCGATATAGCGCGCCTGGGCGGCATCGGCGCCTTTGGAGACGGCCTCCAGGTCGCGGAAGATGCCCACGATTTCGTCGGCGATGATGTCGCGGCCGCCGAGGCCGTAGACGTAGCTGGCGAAGGGGGCCGTCATGCGGCCGTAGGCGGCGGAGCGCACCTCGTGGAAGAGGGGGCCGCCGTTGAGGCCGTAGGAGATGGCGCGGTCGAGCACGCCCACGGCCTTGGCGTGGCGGATGGCCTGGATGATCTGCGGGCCGGGGAAGGGGCGGTAGAGGCGGATCTTCAGGAGGCCGGCCTTCACGCCTGTCTCGCGGAGCGCGTCCACGGCCACCTTCGACGTGCCGATGGTGGAGCCGAGGCCGACGAGGACCAGCTCGGCGTCGTCGAGGCGATAGCCTTCGAGGATGCCGTAGGAGCGGCCCGAGAGGGCGCCGTATTCGCGGCTCACGGCCTCGATGACGGGCAGGGCGCCCTCGATGGCCGCCTGCTGCTGGCGACGGGCCTCGTAGTAGTTGTCGGGCAGGAAGAGCGCGCCGACGGAGTACGGGTGCTCGGTGTCGAGCAGCGAGCGCGCGGGCTGGTAACTGCCCACGAAGGCGCGGGCCGGCTCGTCCTTCAGGATGTCCACCACCTCGCCTGTGTGGCTGATGATGAAGCCGTCGAGATTCACGATGGTGGGCGTGAGCACGTCGGGGTGCTCGGCGATGCGGAAGGCCATGAGGGTGTTGTCGTAGGCTTCCTGCGAGTTTTCGCTCCAGAGCTGGATCCAGCCCGTGTCGCGGGCGAGCATGGCGTCGGAATGGTCGCAGTGGATGTTGATGGGGCCGGACAGGGCGCGGTTGACGAGGGGCATGACGATGGGCAGGCGGTAGGCGGCGGCGATGTAGCACACCTCCACCATCAGGGCATAGCCCTGGGAGCTGGTGGCGGTGGCCACGCGGGCGCCGGCGGCCGAGGCGCCGATGGCGGCGCTCATCGCGCTGTGCTCGCTCTCCACGAGCACCATCTCGCTGTCCACGAGCCCGTTGGCGTGGAAGTCGGCGAACTTGTGCATCAGCTCAGTCTGCGGGGTGATGGGGTAGGCCGGGACCACGTCGGGGTTGGCCTGGCGCAGCGCCTCGGCGGCGGCGTCATTGCCCGTCAGCGAGACGCGGGTCTGCTCAGCGATGGTGGCCATGGCTTGGGTTGCTCCTGGGGGATTATTCTTTCGGGCCGGCCTCGGACTCGAGGACCATGGAGAGCGGCTTGCGCTTGTCGGGGCACTCGTGGGCGCAGATGCCGCAGCCCTTGCAGTGGTCGTAGTCAATGCCCTTCATTTTGCCCTGCTCGGCGCGGATGGAGGAGTCGGGGCACAGGATCCAGCAGGTGAGGCAGTGGCTGCACTTGGCGGGGTCCCACACGGGACGGTAGGTGCGCCAGGAGCCGGTGCGATACTGGGCGGCGTTGCCGGCCTCGGGGATGGCGCTGCCGATGGGCATGGTCTTCGCGGTCAGGGGCTCGCTCTTGGTGCTCATTCGCCTTGGACCTCCTGGTAGGCGCGCTGGACGGCGGTAATGTTGCCCTGGACGACGGCGGCGCCGAGCTTCTTGAGGAACTTCTTCTCGATGTCGTGGAAAACGGTCTCGAGCTTCATGAAGCCGCTGACGCGAAGGAGGGCGCCGATCATCGGGGTGTTGGGGATGGGGCGGCCGATGGTCTCGATGGCGATCTTGGTGGCGTCCACGGTGTACACCTTGCCGTGGCTGACGCCGAGCCGCTTGCGGATAGCGGCGGGGGGTTCGGGGGTATTGACGATGATGGCGCCGTCGGGCTTCAGGCCGTCGGCCAGGTCGTCGGCGCCGATGAGCGTGGCGTCGAGGATGACCACCACGTCGGGCGCGGTGATCGGGCAGTGGAGGCGGATCGGCTCGGAGGCGATGCGGGTGTAGCCGCGGATGGGCGCGCCCATGCGCTCGGGGCCGTACTCGGGGAATCCCTGCGAGTACTTGCCCTCTTCGAGGGCGACCTCGGCAACCATGGTGGCCGCCGTCTTGGCCCCCTGGCCGCCGCGGCCGTGCCAGCGGATCTCGGTGAGGTCCTTTGCCATGTCGGGCTCCCGTTTCCAAGGTACACACAACAGCCTGCCGCAGGGCAGGCCGGGCTCGGGCGGGGCGGGATGCCTCGCTCCTGCCGGGGAATCACAGATCGGCGTCGGTCACCCTCGACAGGTCGTCCAGCAGGTACGAGACCGACTGGTACCGCGCCTGGGGGCGCGGGTCAATGGCCTGGAGGATGATCTTCTCGAGCGGGCGGCTGACCGAGGGCCGCACCGTGCTGGGCCCCGGGATGGGGGTGTTGAGCACGATGGTGAGCGCCTCTTGCGGGTCGTCGCTCGTGCGGTACGGCTTCTGGCCGCACGCCAGCTCGTAGAGCGCCACGCCGAAGGCATAGATGTCGGTCCGCTCGTCGAAGTGGTTGTGGCGGATCAGCTCGGGCGCCATGTAGGCGGGCCGGCCCGTGCGGCGCCCCGTGTCGCGGATCCGGTCGTTCTTGTGCGCGGCCACGCCGAAGTCGATCAGCTTGGCCGTGCCGTCCGCCGCCAGCATGATGTTTCGCAGGCAGATGTCGCGGTGGATGATGCCGCGGCTGTGCACGTACTCGAGGCCGCGGGCGGCCTGGCGCATGATCTCGATCTTCCGGCCCTCGACCAGCGGCGACTTGATCTGGAGCAGCGAGGCGGCATTGCCGCCCGCGAGGTACTCCATGACAATGTAATAGTGCCCGTGCTCCCTGCCGCAGGCGATGGTGCGCACCACGTTGGGGTGCTGGAGCGCCAGCGCCCGCTCGCCCTCCCAGGGCTTCTTGAGCTTCTGCGTCAGCTTGTCGGCCACGCGGTCGCCGTACTCGCTGAGCACCTTGATGGCCACAGGCTCGCGCGTCCGCACGTGCTCCCCGCGGTAGAGCGTCGAGATCCGCCCCACCGCGATCCGCTCGGTCGCGCGGTGCTCGCCGTACACCGACGGGTCGGCGTTCTCGCCGTGCGAGCCGAAAAGCCGATCGAGCAGCGCCACGTCGCTCTCCGCCCTCTAGGGGAGTTCCCACGGCCTCATTATAGTCAGCCGCTGCCGGGGAGTCAAACACGGCTCGCGGCCGCCCGATCGCGACTTGACAATGGGCCGCCGCGCGGTAGACTGCATCGGCGGCGGCGAGGGGAGCCGCCGCAAGGAGGCGGGATGAACGGTGTCTTCGCCCTCTTCGTCGTGGGCGGTATCCTCGCGGTGGTGGGCCTGGCCATTTTCGGCTGGCTGGCCGAGAAGAAGCGCCGCGAGGCATTCGCCGCCCTCGCGGAGCGCCTGGGCCTGGTCTTCAGCCCCGGCCGCGACCCCGCGCTGCCGCTCCGCTACGGCTTCCTCGACGCGCTGCGCCAGGGCGACAACCGCTACGCCTTCAACATCCTCCGCGGCGACTACCAGGGCTTTCCCGTCCAGGCCTTCGACTTCCACTACGAGACCCACTCCACCGACTCCAAGGGCCACCGCCAGACCCACCACCACTACCTCAGCTTCTTCCTCCTCGAGCAGCGCCGCGACTTTCCCGAGCTGCGCATCTACCCCGAGGGCTTCTGGCAGAAGTTCGGCCAGATGCTCGGCTTCGAGGACATTGACTTCGAGTCCCTCGAATTCTCCAGGGCCTTCTGCGTCCGGTCAAAGAACCGCAGGTTCGCTTACGATGTGTGCCACACGCGCATGATGGAGTATTTGCTTCAGCACCGCGACCTGTCGCTCGAGATCGAGCACACCGCCATCGCCCTCTCCTTCAACCGCCGCCTCAAACCCGAGGAGATCCCCGCGCGCCTCGACCAGCTCGTCCAGATCGTCAACCTGCTTCCCGAATACCTGTACCGGAGCTGAGGAAATGACACGGCCCCACACGGACATGCACGGACGCACGAGCGCCGGCGCAGGTGCCTGCCCGTCCGTGTCAGTCCGTGTCCATCCATGTGATGCCGGCGCCGTGCCTCAGGAGACCTGATGGACCCTGCAATCATCGTTGCCATCGTGGCCCTCGCGCTGCTGCTGTTCGTGTTCGGGATGTACAACCGCCTCGTGCGGGCGCGCAACCACTGCACCGAGGCGTGGCACAACATTGACACCGAGCTCAAACGCCGCTATGACCTGATCCCGAACCTCGTGAACTGCGTGAAAGGCTATGCGAGCTACGAACGCGCGCTGCTGGAGAAGATCACCGCCCTCCGCCAGGAGTGCGTGGCGAACAACGGCTCGCCCGAGAGCCAGGCGGCGAGCGAGAATAAGCTCGTCCGCGCCCTCTCTGCCCTGCTCGTGCGCGTCGAGAACTACCCGAACCTCAAGGCCAGCCAGAACTACCTCCAGCTCCAGGAGGAGCTGGTGAACACCGAGGACCGCATCCAGGCCGCCCGCCGCTTCTACAACGGCAATGTGCGCGAGAACAACAACCTCGTCGAGATGTTCCCCACCAACCTGATCGCCAGCATCGGCGGCTTCACCCGCCGCGAATTCTTCGAAATCGCCGACCTCCGCGAACGCAGCGTCCCCGACGCGTCGGTGTGAGGGAAGCGGGGGAGGAATCCCTTCTTCGCAAGAAGGGATTCCTCCCCCGCACCCCCTCCTTGCCAAGAACTCTCACGCTGGGCCACAGCATTCGAGCCGCTCGAATGCCGTGGCCCAGTCAGAGAGTCCTTGAAGGGGGCGACGGGGGGAAAATTCCTGCAGGAACTTTCCCCCCACCATTCCTACGCCTTATCCTTCAATCCATAGAATCGCACGGCGTTGTCGTGGAGGAGCTTGCGCTGGTCGGCTTCTGGGCGGGGGGCGATGATGGCGCGGAAGGCGGTGAGCCATTCGGCGAGGGTGGCGCCGCGGGTGCAGACGGGCCAGTCGCTGGCCCATACGCAGCGGGCGGGGCCGAAGGTCTCGATGCAGGCGTTGATGGCGGGGGCCAGGTCGTCGGGCGTCCACTGGCCGCGCGGCAGGCTGGCCACGATGCCCGAGAGCTTGCAGATGATGCGGTCGCCCG belongs to Planctomycetota bacterium and includes:
- a CDS encoding 4Fe-4S binding protein — protein: MSTKSEPLTAKTMPIGSAIPEAGNAAQYRTGSWRTYRPVWDPAKCSHCLTCWILCPDSSIRAEQGKMKGIDYDHCKGCGICAHECPDKRKPLSMVLESEAGPKE
- a CDS encoding 2-oxoacid:acceptor oxidoreductase family protein, giving the protein MAKDLTEIRWHGRGGQGAKTAATMVAEVALEEGKYSQGFPEYGPERMGAPIRGYTRIASEPIRLHCPITAPDVVVILDATLIGADDLADGLKPDGAIIVNTPEPPAAIRKRLGVSHGKVYTVDATKIAIETIGRPIPNTPMIGALLRVSGFMKLETVFHDIEKKFLKKLGAAVVQGNITAVQRAYQEVQGE
- the porA gene encoding pyruvate ferredoxin oxidoreductase, producing MATIAEQTRVSLTGNDAAAEALRQANPDVVPAYPITPQTELMHKFADFHANGLVDSEMVLVESEHSAMSAAIGASAAGARVATATSSQGYALMVEVCYIAAAYRLPIVMPLVNRALSGPINIHCDHSDAMLARDTGWIQLWSENSQEAYDNTLMAFRIAEHPDVLTPTIVNLDGFIISHTGEVVDILKDEPARAFVGSYQPARSLLDTEHPYSVGALFLPDNYYEARRQQQAAIEGALPVIEAVSREYGALSGRSYGILEGYRLDDAELVLVGLGSTIGTSKVAVDALRETGVKAGLLKIRLYRPFPGPQIIQAIRHAKAVGVLDRAISYGLNGGPLFHEVRSAAYGRMTAPFASYVYGLGGRDIIADEIVGIFRDLEAVSKGADAAQARYIGVRE
- a CDS encoding LemA family protein, with protein sequence MDPAIIVAIVALALLLFVFGMYNRLVRARNHCTEAWHNIDTELKRRYDLIPNLVNCVKGYASYERALLEKITALRQECVANNGSPESQAASENKLVRALSALLVRVENYPNLKASQNYLQLQEELVNTEDRIQAARRFYNGNVRENNNLVEMFPTNLIASIGGFTRREFFEIADLRERSVPDASV
- a CDS encoding thiamine pyrophosphate-dependent enzyme produces the protein MAIRLKDLTDCPELLSGGHRACAGCTAPSMIRQFLLAAGKDTVVGSATGCMEVVTTIYPYTAWRVPFIHNAFENSAATISGAEAAYNALKRRGRIPADKKINFIAMGGDGGTYDIGLQSLSGAMERGHRMLYICYDNHAYMNTGIQRSGATPKGAATSTAPAGKVHGGKEQNRKDLTAIMLGHNLPYLAQASPYNPRDLMAKVQRALEIDGPTFLNVLAPCHRGWRCKVEESMAMARLAVETCFFSLFEVDHGVWKINYKPKEKKPLVEWLKPQGRFAHLFKPGGERVIAELQAEVDRKWQELLDREAASQAKAAAAAQAS
- a CDS encoding serine/threonine-protein kinase yields the protein MALLDRLFGSHGENADPSVYGEHRATERIAVGRISTLYRGEHVRTREPVAIKVLSEYGDRVADKLTQKLKKPWEGERALALQHPNVVRTIACGREHGHYYIVMEYLAGGNAASLLQIKSPLVEGRKIEIMRQAARGLEYVHSRGIIHRDICLRNIMLAADGTAKLIDFGVAAHKNDRIRDTGRRTGRPAYMAPELIRHNHFDERTDIYAFGVALYELACGQKPYRTSDDPQEALTIVLNTPIPGPSTVRPSVSRPLEKIILQAIDPRPQARYQSVSYLLDDLSRVTDADL